A genomic region of Synechococcus sp. NOUM97013 contains the following coding sequences:
- a CDS encoding peptidylprolyl isomerase, which produces MSTDAGDITLEMFDQDAPNTVANFVKLAKDGFYDGLAFHRVIDGFMAQGGCPNSREGSRGMPGTGGPGYTIDCEINSKKHVPGALSMAHAGKNTGGSQFFIVHEAQPHLDGVHTVFGLTGNMDVVLALKNGSRINKVTVQDQ; this is translated from the coding sequence ATGTCCACGGACGCCGGCGACATCACCTTGGAGATGTTCGATCAGGACGCTCCCAACACCGTGGCCAACTTCGTCAAGCTGGCAAAAGACGGGTTCTATGACGGGCTGGCCTTTCATCGCGTGATCGACGGTTTCATGGCTCAGGGCGGTTGCCCCAACAGTCGCGAAGGATCCCGTGGCATGCCTGGAACCGGTGGCCCCGGTTACACGATCGACTGTGAAATCAACAGCAAGAAGCACGTCCCCGGTGCGCTGTCGATGGCACACGCTGGCAAGAACACCGGAGGCAGCCAGTTCTTCATCGTGCATGAAGCCCAACCCCATCTCGATGGCGTGCACACCGTGTTCGGCCTGACCGGAAACATGGATGTGGTGCTGGCCCTCAAGAACGGTTCCCGCATCAACAAGGTCACCGTTCAGGACCAGTGA
- the pstA gene encoding phosphate ABC transporter permease PstA, with product MAYPTSSASINGMPDLSYRHGLRRNLISRLLSVLAALFSAIAVLPLVAVLAYVLIKGGSMLSPSLFTELPPAPGLSGGGIGNAILGSILVTVIAALIAIPVGVGGGIYVAEYSRGGTFAQFIRFGTNVMSGVPSIIAGVFVYSTIVATRIFFGNSYSALAGGIALSVLMLPTVIKTTDEGLKLVPNDLRRAALGVGASKFVTIIRITLPSAFTPIATGVVLSIARAAGETAPLIFTALFSPFWPGGVDAVFNPIATLSVLIYNFATLPYEPQIELAWAASFVLLMFILVINLFARWLGRLATR from the coding sequence ATGGCCTATCCCACATCATCAGCGTCGATCAATGGCATGCCGGATTTGTCCTACCGGCATGGATTAAGACGCAATCTGATCAGTCGCTTGTTGAGCGTCCTCGCAGCGTTGTTTTCTGCCATCGCCGTGCTGCCTTTGGTGGCCGTTTTGGCCTATGTGCTGATCAAAGGCGGCAGCATGCTCAGCCCGAGCTTGTTCACAGAGTTGCCGCCTGCTCCGGGGCTCTCAGGTGGTGGAATCGGCAACGCCATTCTCGGCAGCATCCTCGTGACGGTGATCGCTGCGTTGATCGCCATCCCAGTGGGCGTCGGAGGAGGGATCTACGTCGCTGAATATTCCAGGGGTGGAACATTCGCTCAGTTCATCCGCTTCGGCACCAATGTGATGTCGGGTGTTCCTTCGATCATCGCGGGCGTTTTTGTTTACTCCACAATCGTTGCAACGCGAATCTTTTTCGGGAATTCATATAGCGCGCTCGCGGGTGGGATCGCACTTTCTGTGCTGATGCTCCCCACCGTGATCAAGACCACTGACGAGGGGTTGAAGCTGGTTCCAAACGATCTTCGGCGGGCAGCACTGGGGGTTGGAGCCTCCAAATTCGTCACGATCATCCGGATCACACTGCCATCAGCCTTCACGCCGATAGCCACAGGGGTGGTGTTGTCCATCGCCAGGGCGGCTGGAGAGACGGCTCCGCTCATCTTCACAGCGTTGTTCTCTCCCTTCTGGCCGGGGGGTGTGGATGCGGTGTTCAATCCGATTGCAACCCTGTCGGTGCTCATTTACAACTTCGCGACGCTTCCCTATGAACCGCAGATCGAGCTCGCCTGGGCTGCGTCTTTCGTGCTTCTGATGTTCATTTTGGTCATCAACCTGTTCGCGCGCTGGCTGGGACGGCTCGCCACGCGTTAA
- the pstC gene encoding phosphate ABC transporter permease subunit PstC produces MASPEDLYLLRRRPTVEKAIDGGFKLTSALLATVVAVVLLFILYVVFSGALDSMGRYGWKFLVTSNWNPVKDEYGAFTAIYGTLITSLLSLLIAVPLGVGTAIFITENIIPRRIRSVIGLMVELLAAIPSVVLGLWAIFVMEPFIRPGLEFLHAVLGWLPFFSTTPQGPGIAPAVLILVVMILPIITAISRDALNQVPMKLRQAAYGVGTTRWGAIMNVMLPAAISGIVGGVMLALGRAMGETLAVTMIIGNSNTFSWSLLAPGNTISAMLANQFGEADGSQVSSLMYAAFVLMLLTLAVNVLAQWLVKRLSLKY; encoded by the coding sequence ATGGCAAGCCCAGAAGACCTGTATCTGTTGCGGCGCCGTCCAACAGTTGAGAAAGCGATCGACGGTGGTTTCAAGCTCACATCGGCACTGCTGGCGACCGTTGTGGCCGTTGTGTTGTTGTTCATCCTCTACGTGGTGTTCTCGGGTGCCCTCGATTCGATGGGCCGTTACGGCTGGAAATTTCTGGTGACCTCCAACTGGAACCCGGTGAAGGACGAGTACGGCGCCTTCACCGCCATCTACGGAACACTGATCACCTCATTGCTGTCGCTGTTGATCGCTGTTCCCCTTGGTGTAGGAACGGCGATTTTCATCACAGAGAACATCATTCCGCGCCGGATCCGCTCGGTGATCGGGCTGATGGTGGAACTTCTGGCAGCGATCCCTTCCGTGGTGTTGGGGCTCTGGGCGATTTTCGTGATGGAGCCGTTCATTCGCCCAGGCCTGGAATTTCTGCATGCCGTTCTGGGGTGGCTGCCCTTTTTCTCGACGACGCCACAGGGCCCCGGTATCGCTCCTGCGGTGCTGATTCTTGTTGTGATGATCCTGCCGATCATCACAGCCATCTCGCGGGATGCTCTCAATCAGGTTCCAATGAAACTGAGACAGGCGGCTTATGGAGTGGGAACGACCCGGTGGGGAGCCATCATGAATGTGATGTTGCCAGCTGCGATCTCAGGCATCGTGGGAGGCGTGATGCTGGCTTTGGGGCGTGCCATGGGGGAAACGCTCGCCGTCACCATGATCATTGGCAACTCCAACACATTCAGTTGGTCACTACTCGCACCGGGAAATACGATTTCGGCCATGCTCGCCAACCAGTTCGGTGAGGCGGATGGAAGTCAAGTGTCATCGCTGATGTATGCCGCTTTTGTGCTGATGCTGCTCACGTTGGCGGTGAATGTTCTGGCCCAGTGGCTGGTGAAACGACTGAGCCTGAAGTACTGA
- a CDS encoding DnaJ C-terminal domain-containing protein, with protein sequence MTTSAEPDYWSLLGLDPDADPEALKRAFRREARRWHPDLNGNDSHAEERFKLVNEAYAVLSNPDRRKEWQSGRQGSAVSADPFSSGFPAFEEYLAVVLGLEQDPIRRSPFVGDEPAPEAASESHWPEAAPPPPPPVRTEDDLETVVALSPDQALHGTTVELELGDGTLVEVGTPARAGDGWRLRLEGVAPGGKDHFLHLRVITDDGLRIDGLRVHYRLELLPPDAALGCAVDVPTLSGPVTLQVPPGSSSGRLLRLRGRGLQLDNDRGDQLVEIVIVIPAELADDERALYQRLQELSLERAGGY encoded by the coding sequence ATGACAACTTCCGCTGAACCGGATTACTGGTCTCTGCTGGGGTTGGATCCCGATGCTGATCCAGAAGCCCTCAAGCGCGCCTTCCGGCGCGAAGCACGCCGCTGGCATCCAGATCTGAATGGCAACGACAGCCACGCGGAGGAACGATTCAAGCTCGTCAACGAGGCTTACGCCGTTCTCAGCAATCCTGATCGACGCAAGGAGTGGCAGTCAGGACGTCAGGGTTCTGCAGTCTCCGCTGATCCCTTCAGTTCCGGTTTTCCCGCTTTTGAGGAGTATCTAGCGGTGGTGCTGGGCCTGGAACAGGATCCGATCCGAAGGTCTCCGTTCGTCGGGGATGAACCAGCACCCGAAGCTGCGTCCGAATCTCACTGGCCTGAGGCCGCACCACCCCCACCACCACCGGTGCGCACAGAGGATGATCTGGAAACGGTGGTTGCACTCTCCCCCGATCAAGCGCTTCATGGCACCACAGTTGAGCTTGAACTTGGCGATGGCACCCTTGTTGAAGTGGGCACACCTGCTCGGGCCGGTGATGGCTGGCGGTTGAGGCTCGAAGGGGTCGCCCCTGGTGGCAAGGATCATTTCCTCCACCTGCGGGTGATCACAGACGACGGTCTGCGCATCGATGGTCTGCGCGTGCACTACCGCCTTGAACTGCTTCCTCCCGATGCTGCCCTCGGTTGTGCTGTGGATGTGCCGACCCTGAGCGGCCCGGTCACACTGCAGGTGCCACCGGGATCATCGAGTGGACGGTTGCTGCGCCTGCGCGGGCGTGGCCTCCAGCTCGACAATGACCGTGGTGATCAGCTGGTGGAAATTGTGATTGTGATTCCAGCAGAGTTGGCCGACGATGAGCGCGCCCTCTATCAACGCCTTCAGGAGCTCAGTCTTGAACGGGCCGGCGGTTACTGA
- the dnaK gene encoding molecular chaperone DnaK, with protein MGRIVGIDLGTTNSVVAVLEAGRPVVIANAEGTRTTPSVLGYTKDNDLLVGQPARRQLVLNPRNTFSNLKRFVGRAWDELDDGSLTVPYTVRANSQGNVRVACPQTEREYAPEELIASILRKLVDDASTYLGEEVESAVITVPAYFNDAQRQATRDAGRLAGINVERILNEPTAAALAYGFDRSAVRRALVFDLGGGTFDVSLLRIANGVFDVKATNGDTQLGGNDFDQRIVDWLAEAFLKEHAIDLRRDRQALQRLTEAAEKAKQELSGVTTTPVSLPFIATGADGPLHIETTLDRETFEGLCPDLLDRLLVPVQSALRDSGWTAEDIDDVVLVGGSTRMPMVQQLVRTLIPNDPCQSVNPDEVVAVGAAVQAGIITGELRDLLLNDVTPLSLGLETIGGLMKVLIPRNTQIPVRQSDVFSTSEPNQSSVEIHVWQGERQMAADNKSLGRFRLSGIPPAPRGVPQIQVAFDIDANGILQVSATDRTTGRKQSVTIQGGSTLSEDEIQGLLAEAEARADEDRRKRASIERRNSAMTLVAQAERRLRDAALELGPYGAERQQRAVEMCVRDVQDLLAQDDLQELELAVSGLQEALFGLNRRLTAERQVEAGPLQGLKSTLGTLKDELFAEDDWEDDPWASPQSRYDQPVRSSRRGMDPWDDDNFR; from the coding sequence ATGGGCCGGATCGTCGGAATCGACCTGGGTACCACCAATTCCGTCGTGGCTGTGTTGGAGGCCGGGCGGCCAGTGGTGATTGCCAATGCCGAGGGCACGCGGACCACGCCTTCTGTGCTGGGCTACACCAAAGACAACGATCTTCTGGTGGGACAGCCAGCGCGACGCCAGCTTGTTCTCAACCCCAGAAATACTTTTTCCAACCTCAAGCGTTTTGTGGGTCGCGCTTGGGATGAGCTCGATGACGGTTCGCTCACGGTGCCGTACACGGTGCGTGCCAACAGTCAGGGGAACGTTCGAGTCGCTTGCCCGCAGACCGAACGGGAGTATGCCCCGGAAGAATTGATCGCCAGCATCCTGCGCAAACTGGTGGATGACGCCTCCACATACCTGGGAGAAGAGGTGGAATCCGCGGTGATCACCGTGCCGGCTTACTTCAATGACGCACAGCGTCAAGCCACCCGGGATGCCGGTCGCCTCGCTGGCATCAACGTCGAGCGGATTCTCAATGAACCCACTGCTGCGGCACTGGCCTATGGCTTTGACCGCAGTGCGGTACGCCGTGCGCTGGTTTTTGATCTCGGTGGTGGCACCTTCGATGTGTCGTTGCTTCGCATTGCAAACGGAGTGTTCGACGTCAAAGCCACCAATGGAGATACACAACTCGGCGGCAATGATTTCGACCAACGCATTGTTGATTGGCTGGCGGAAGCGTTCCTGAAAGAACACGCCATTGATCTGCGGCGGGATCGACAGGCACTCCAGCGCCTGACCGAAGCAGCGGAGAAAGCTAAGCAAGAACTTTCTGGTGTCACCACCACGCCGGTGTCGCTTCCTTTCATCGCCACCGGTGCTGATGGTCCCCTTCACATTGAAACAACCCTCGATCGCGAGACTTTCGAAGGGCTTTGCCCGGATCTTCTCGATCGGTTGCTCGTTCCTGTTCAGTCAGCCCTGCGTGATTCCGGCTGGACGGCGGAAGACATTGATGATGTGGTGCTGGTGGGTGGCAGCACCCGGATGCCGATGGTGCAGCAACTGGTGCGCACCCTGATTCCGAATGATCCTTGCCAATCGGTCAATCCCGATGAGGTGGTGGCTGTCGGTGCTGCCGTTCAGGCCGGAATCATCACCGGTGAATTGAGGGACCTGTTGCTGAATGACGTCACTCCGCTGTCCCTTGGACTTGAAACGATCGGTGGGCTGATGAAGGTGTTGATTCCACGCAATACCCAGATTCCGGTGCGTCAGTCCGACGTGTTCAGCACCTCGGAGCCCAATCAATCGTCGGTTGAAATCCACGTCTGGCAAGGGGAGCGCCAGATGGCTGCGGACAACAAATCCCTAGGACGTTTCCGCCTTTCAGGCATCCCTCCTGCACCGCGCGGTGTTCCCCAGATTCAGGTGGCCTTCGACATCGATGCCAACGGAATCCTTCAGGTCAGCGCCACGGATCGCACCACCGGTCGCAAACAGTCGGTGACCATTCAGGGTGGATCAACCCTGAGTGAAGATGAAATTCAGGGGCTGCTGGCGGAAGCCGAGGCGCGGGCTGATGAGGATCGGCGCAAGCGGGCCTCCATCGAACGGCGCAATTCGGCAATGACGCTGGTGGCACAGGCTGAGCGCAGGCTGCGTGATGCCGCGCTTGAGCTTGGCCCATATGGCGCTGAACGCCAGCAACGTGCCGTTGAGATGTGCGTGCGTGATGTCCAGGATCTTCTGGCTCAGGATGATCTGCAGGAACTGGAGCTGGCCGTCAGTGGCCTCCAGGAAGCCCTGTTCGGTCTCAACCGGCGTCTCACCGCTGAACGCCAGGTTGAAGCTGGACCGTTGCAAGGACTGAAGAGCACACTCGGCACCTTGAAAGATGAGCTTTTCGCAGAAGACGATTGGGAGGATGACCCCTGGGCATCACCGCAATCGCGTTACGACCAGCCCGTGAGAAGCAGTCGCCGCGGCATGGACCCCTGGGACGATGACAACTTCCGCTGA
- the murQ gene encoding N-acetylmuramic acid 6-phosphate etherase, with amino-acid sequence MADLVAPSDDRGHLLTEQVNPASQTLDQLPTSDLVDLFIEEDRRPQQAVYGARVALSQAVDGIAKRLRDGGRLFYLGAGTSGRLGVLDAAECPPTFCSPPELVQGVLAGGAPALLRSSEGLEDLEEAAVTDLKARQFNQRDCLVGIAAGGTTPYVRGGLAWAQQLGALAIAMACVPTDQAPLPCSIDIRLLTGPELLTGSTRLKAGTATKMALNILSTGVMVRLGKVYGNRMVDVAASNSKLVDRSMRILQDLLGLERESALALLDQAGGSVKRALLMGSCSLQAVEADAVLETHGADLRAALMSQGLSLPVQAS; translated from the coding sequence ATGGCAGATCTGGTGGCACCCTCCGATGACCGCGGTCATCTCCTGACGGAACAGGTCAATCCCGCGAGCCAAACGCTTGATCAGCTGCCGACATCGGATCTGGTGGATCTGTTCATCGAGGAGGACCGGCGTCCTCAGCAGGCGGTCTATGGAGCCCGCGTGGCCCTTTCACAGGCTGTGGATGGCATCGCCAAGCGCCTTCGAGATGGCGGGCGCCTGTTTTATCTCGGAGCCGGGACGTCAGGTCGTCTTGGTGTGCTGGATGCCGCCGAATGTCCACCCACCTTCTGTAGTCCCCCGGAGCTGGTGCAAGGCGTGCTTGCCGGCGGCGCACCGGCTCTGTTGCGAAGTTCCGAGGGATTGGAAGATCTGGAGGAGGCTGCCGTCACTGACCTCAAGGCTCGTCAATTCAATCAACGTGATTGCCTCGTCGGGATTGCGGCCGGTGGAACAACGCCCTACGTGCGTGGTGGCCTGGCCTGGGCTCAGCAGTTGGGAGCTCTGGCCATCGCCATGGCCTGCGTTCCGACTGATCAAGCACCACTGCCATGCAGCATCGACATCCGATTGCTGACCGGTCCGGAACTGCTCACCGGTTCAACCCGTCTCAAGGCGGGTACCGCCACCAAAATGGCCCTCAACATCTTGTCCACCGGGGTGATGGTGCGACTGGGCAAGGTCTATGGAAACCGCATGGTGGATGTGGCTGCCAGTAACAGCAAGCTTGTGGATCGTTCGATGCGCATCCTGCAGGATCTGCTGGGCTTGGAACGTGAGTCAGCCCTCGCACTCCTCGACCAGGCTGGAGGGTCGGTCAAGCGTGCCCTGCTGATGGGCAGCTGTTCACTTCAGGCTGTTGAAGCCGATGCCGTTCTGGAAACCCACGGGGCCGATCTGCGGGCGGCGCTCATGAGTCAGGGGCTTTCTCTGCCTGTTCAGGCTTCGTAG
- a CDS encoding DUF3110 domain-containing protein, with protein MLVHVLLYDAGQDSEGIHSLELAGQTVVLMFENRDDAERYAGLLEAQDFPTPSVEELDREEIELFCREAGYEARFVARDFRPKSADDRLLLAPPRANQDVSNWQDQEMTQPSSESASDTDMDHNADESIADLDAVRRRLEGLL; from the coding sequence ATGTTGGTTCACGTGCTCCTGTATGACGCAGGACAGGACAGCGAGGGCATCCACTCCCTGGAACTTGCCGGGCAGACCGTGGTGCTGATGTTTGAAAACCGCGATGACGCTGAGCGTTATGCGGGCCTCCTCGAAGCCCAGGATTTCCCCACTCCTTCTGTGGAGGAGCTTGATCGCGAAGAAATTGAACTGTTCTGCCGTGAGGCGGGGTATGAAGCGCGATTTGTAGCCCGAGACTTCCGACCCAAAAGTGCCGACGATCGTCTGTTGCTGGCGCCCCCTCGCGCCAATCAGGATGTTTCCAACTGGCAAGACCAGGAGATGACGCAGCCGTCCAGCGAAAGCGCTAGCGACACTGACATGGATCACAACGCCGACGAGTCCATCGCGGATCTCGATGCCGTGCGTCGTCGTCTCGAAGGACTGCTCTGA
- the pstB gene encoding phosphate ABC transporter ATP-binding protein PstB, translating to MTFTSAPPSEVSADTCISIQNATISYGNYEAVKNVYCDIPRGQVTAFIGPSGCGKSTVLRALNRMNDLIENCSLKGRVLFDGVDLYAPNVDPVEVRRRIGMVFQQPNPFPKSIYENIAFGARINGYSGDMDELVERSLRQAAVWDECKDKLNESGYSLSGGQQQRLCIARTIAIQPEVILMDEPCSALDPISTLKIEETMHELKKSFTIVIVTHNMQQAVRVSDMTAFFNAEAVEGGSGKVGYLVEFNKTDTIFNAPTQQTTQDYVSGRFG from the coding sequence ATGACGTTCACCAGCGCGCCTCCTTCTGAAGTTTCTGCAGACACCTGCATCTCGATTCAGAACGCCACCATCAGCTATGGCAACTATGAAGCGGTGAAAAATGTTTACTGCGACATCCCTCGAGGACAGGTCACAGCCTTTATCGGTCCTTCTGGTTGCGGCAAATCAACCGTGTTGAGAGCCTTGAATCGCATGAATGACTTGATCGAGAACTGCTCGCTCAAAGGTCGTGTGCTGTTCGATGGTGTTGATCTGTATGCACCAAATGTTGATCCTGTTGAGGTGAGACGTCGTATCGGCATGGTGTTTCAACAGCCTAATCCCTTCCCGAAAAGCATTTACGAAAACATTGCATTCGGCGCTCGGATCAATGGATACAGCGGAGACATGGATGAACTCGTTGAGCGCTCGCTTCGACAGGCAGCTGTCTGGGACGAATGCAAGGACAAGCTCAACGAAAGCGGCTATTCCCTGTCGGGCGGTCAACAACAGCGTCTCTGCATTGCTCGGACCATCGCCATTCAACCGGAGGTCATCCTGATGGATGAACCCTGTTCAGCACTGGATCCGATCTCCACCTTGAAAATCGAGGAAACAATGCACGAGTTGAAAAAAAGTTTCACCATTGTGATCGTCACCCATAACATGCAGCAGGCCGTTCGTGTCAGCGACATGACGGCATTTTTCAATGCTGAGGCGGTTGAAGGGGGTTCAGGAAAAGTCGGATATCTGGTTGAGTTCAACAAAACAGATACGATTTTCAACGCGCCAACACAACAGACCACACAGGATTACGTTTCAGGCCGCTTCGGTTAA
- the mtnP gene encoding S-methyl-5'-thioadenosine phosphorylase: MPDLDTARIGVIGGSGLYAIDNLDSIEEVSLETPFGTPSDAFRIGRLNGVEVVFLARHGRQHHLLPTEVPYRANIWAMRSLGVRWLISISAVGSLQEHLRPRDMVVPDQFIDRTTQRPITFFGEGCVAHVSLADPFCGTLSEWLAASASAAMPTGHHLHRGGTYLCMEGPAFSTRAESELYRQWGCDVIGMTNHSEARLAREAEIAYASLSMVTDFDCWHNDHDAVTVEMVIGNLKANAAATGPILEGLMEKFRSGRPVSSAHRALADALMTPKEAVPPKTRQKLDLFTSPYWGAYEA; encoded by the coding sequence ATGCCTGATCTGGACACGGCCCGTATCGGCGTGATCGGAGGGAGCGGGCTCTACGCCATCGACAACCTGGACTCGATCGAGGAAGTCAGCCTGGAGACTCCCTTCGGGACACCCTCGGATGCATTCCGCATCGGCCGACTCAATGGAGTGGAGGTGGTTTTCCTGGCGCGACATGGTCGCCAGCACCACCTGCTTCCCACAGAGGTGCCTTACCGCGCCAACATCTGGGCCATGCGTTCACTGGGGGTGCGCTGGTTGATTTCCATATCAGCTGTTGGCTCCCTGCAGGAACATCTGCGTCCCCGCGACATGGTGGTGCCCGATCAATTCATCGATCGCACCACGCAGCGTCCCATCACGTTCTTCGGTGAGGGCTGTGTGGCCCACGTGAGCCTGGCAGATCCGTTCTGCGGCACCTTGAGTGAATGGCTGGCAGCGTCGGCTTCAGCGGCGATGCCTACTGGTCACCATCTGCACCGAGGCGGCACTTATCTATGCATGGAAGGTCCTGCCTTCTCGACGCGTGCCGAAAGCGAGCTCTACCGGCAGTGGGGGTGCGACGTAATTGGCATGACCAATCACAGCGAAGCTCGCCTGGCCAGGGAAGCGGAAATCGCCTATGCCTCTCTGAGCATGGTCACCGATTTCGATTGCTGGCACAACGATCACGACGCGGTCACGGTGGAGATGGTGATCGGCAATCTGAAGGCCAACGCCGCTGCGACGGGCCCCATCCTGGAGGGGTTGATGGAGAAGTTCAGATCTGGACGGCCCGTTTCAAGCGCCCATCGTGCGCTCGCTGATGCCCTGATGACTCCGAAGGAAGCCGTTCCGCCAAAGACACGTCAGAAACTGGATCTGTTCACCAGTCCCTACTGGGGTGCCTACGAAGCCTGA
- the ribBA gene encoding bifunctional 3,4-dihydroxy-2-butanone-4-phosphate synthase/GTP cyclohydrolase II: MSPLFNSIPDALAAIRNGECVVVVDDERRENEGDLICAAQFATPEQINFMATEARGLICLAMEGSRLDALDLPLMVDRNTDANQTAFTVSIDAGPEHGVSTGISADDRSRTIQVAIQPGAKPADLRRPGHIFPLRARPGGVLKRAGHTEAAVDLAQMSGLYPSGVICEIQNPDGSMARLPELQVYAREKGLKLISIEDLIRYRLENERFVVRSAQCSLPTEFGSFQAIGYSNQLDGSEHVALVKGDPSNLREPVLVRMHSECLTGDAFGSLRCDCRAQLHSALKCIETEGEGVVVYLRQEGRGIGLINKFKAYSLQEGGLDTVEANEKLGFAPDLRNYGVGAQILSDLGIHRLNLLTNNPRKIAGLGGYGLEVVNRVPMKPALGDFNADYLATKRDKLGHLMDASHQHSHWVLCLDSASTDDGDLSELLHRVEKLSQKHGLQLQAEQAPRLLALWERPRFVWSLQGAEPEAAAIKTLLATIAGWTDTSRLGLLHAVNPDQIAHPPQTLEREERQLSSLASSEQDWGWFPSGNQPALIHWS, from the coding sequence ATGTCGCCGCTCTTCAATTCCATTCCAGACGCCTTGGCAGCCATCCGCAACGGCGAGTGTGTGGTGGTTGTCGACGATGAACGCCGAGAGAATGAAGGGGATCTGATCTGTGCGGCTCAATTCGCCACACCAGAACAGATCAATTTCATGGCCACCGAAGCCAGGGGGCTGATCTGCCTGGCCATGGAGGGATCACGGCTGGACGCGCTGGATCTTCCCTTGATGGTGGATCGCAACACCGATGCCAATCAGACCGCGTTCACGGTGAGCATTGATGCCGGTCCAGAGCATGGCGTCTCAACGGGGATCTCGGCCGATGACCGATCGCGCACAATCCAGGTTGCGATTCAACCCGGCGCCAAACCTGCCGATCTGCGCCGTCCAGGGCATATTTTTCCGCTGCGGGCCCGTCCTGGTGGTGTGCTCAAGCGCGCAGGTCACACCGAAGCCGCCGTTGATCTTGCCCAGATGTCGGGTCTTTACCCCTCGGGTGTGATCTGCGAGATCCAGAACCCTGACGGTTCCATGGCCAGGCTTCCAGAACTGCAGGTTTACGCCAGAGAGAAAGGGCTGAAGCTGATCAGCATTGAAGACCTGATTCGCTACCGGCTGGAGAACGAACGCTTTGTGGTGCGTTCCGCCCAATGCTCCCTCCCCACTGAATTCGGCTCCTTTCAAGCCATCGGTTACTCCAACCAGCTCGATGGCAGCGAGCATGTGGCGCTGGTCAAAGGCGACCCCAGCAATCTGCGCGAACCGGTGTTGGTGCGCATGCACTCGGAATGCCTGACCGGCGATGCTTTCGGCTCGCTGCGATGCGATTGCCGTGCGCAATTGCACAGCGCCCTCAAGTGCATCGAAACGGAAGGGGAAGGAGTCGTGGTGTATCTGCGTCAGGAAGGCCGCGGAATCGGCCTGATTAACAAGTTCAAGGCCTACAGCCTGCAGGAGGGAGGCCTAGACACTGTTGAAGCCAATGAAAAGCTCGGCTTTGCCCCGGATCTACGCAACTACGGCGTTGGTGCACAGATCCTCAGCGATCTCGGCATTCACCGCTTGAATCTGCTGACCAACAACCCAAGGAAAATCGCTGGTCTAGGGGGCTATGGCCTTGAAGTGGTGAATCGGGTGCCAATGAAGCCGGCCCTCGGTGACTTCAACGCTGATTATCTCGCGACCAAACGGGACAAGCTGGGGCATCTGATGGATGCGTCCCACCAGCATTCCCATTGGGTGCTCTGTCTTGATAGCGCTTCCACAGACGATGGAGATCTATCGGAGCTGTTGCATCGGGTTGAAAAGCTGAGTCAGAAGCACGGACTACAGCTGCAGGCGGAACAAGCGCCACGCTTGCTGGCGCTCTGGGAACGCCCCCGATTCGTCTGGTCCCTGCAGGGGGCTGAACCGGAAGCAGCGGCAATCAAAACTTTGCTGGCGACTATCGCCGGTTGGACCGACACCTCACGCCTAGGGCTGCTCCATGCGGTGAACCCTGATCAGATCGCTCATCCACCACAAACGCTGGAACGCGAAGAACGCCAACTTTCATCGCTTGCAAGCAGTGAACAAGACTGGGGCTGGTTCCCCTCAGGAAACCAGCCCGCCTTGATTCACTGGTCCTGA
- a CDS encoding 2Fe-2S iron-sulfur cluster-binding protein, producing the protein MRPSHRVTIHWRQEGRVISHEVPEGDYILQSFEQQGDPLPFSCRNGCCTSCAVRVQEGELDQREAMGLSRELRAQGYGLLCVARAIGPLVAETQDEDEVYELQFGRHFGRGQVTSGLPLDEE; encoded by the coding sequence ATGAGGCCGAGTCATCGGGTCACCATTCACTGGCGCCAGGAGGGTCGGGTGATCTCCCATGAGGTGCCTGAAGGGGATTACATCCTGCAGAGCTTTGAACAGCAGGGCGATCCCCTGCCCTTTTCCTGCCGGAACGGCTGTTGCACCAGCTGTGCTGTGCGCGTCCAGGAGGGGGAACTGGATCAACGCGAGGCGATGGGGCTCTCGAGAGAATTGCGTGCCCAGGGTTACGGACTGTTGTGCGTTGCCCGAGCCATCGGTCCTCTGGTGGCGGAAACACAGGATGAAGATGAGGTCTATGAACTTCAGTTCGGACGTCACTTCGGTCGTGGTCAGGTGACTTCAGGTCTCCCGCTAGACGAGGAATGA